The DNA window CCGAGCGCCACGGCATCATCGCGGGCTGACATCGGACCCGATATGATCTTGCCGCGGCAGTCGGTCCGCGACCGCATCTGGAGTGCGATATGGGAATGGTCAGCGAATTCAAGCAATTCGCGATGCGCGGCAACGTCATCGACCTGGCGGTCGGTGTGGTCATCGGTGCAGCGTTCGGCAAGATCATCACCGCGCTGGTGGAGAAGATCATCATGCCGCCGATCGGTTGGGCCATCGGCAATGTGGATTTCTCGCGCCTGGCGTGGGTGCTCAAACCGGCCGGCGTGGATGCCACCGGCAAGGAAATCCCGGCGATCGCCATCGGCTATGGTGATTTCATCAACACCGTCGTGCAGTTCCTGATCATTGCCTT is part of the Xanthomonas fragariae genome and encodes:
- the mscL gene encoding large-conductance mechanosensitive channel protein MscL, coding for MGMVSEFKQFAMRGNVIDLAVGVVIGAAFGKIITALVEKIIMPPIGWAIGNVDFSRLAWVLKPAGVDATGKEIPAIAIGYGDFINTVVQFLIIAFAIFLVVKLVNRITQRKPDAPKGPSEEVLLLREIRDSLKNDTLKPPGAL